The sequence TTTTATGGAAATTGAGATTCCTCGTTCAGAGAGACACACGGTGTGCATGCAAATGAAGTTGCTGCAACGTAGTACTTGCTAGCTGGAATTCTGGCTTTTCTCACCGATGTTTGCAGTTGAGGAATTAAATACGGATAATTTCCCTTTTAAGGAATTTACCTTAAGTTGATTACAGAGCAAGAGAGGAAACTCCAGTTAGTACCTACCATAGGGATGTTGCTCATTTTACCTGCATAgattttttgatgatttttttggCAAATAAAGATTTATTGGGTTCACTTGATTTTTGCAGCTTAGATTATTTTTCGAGATCACTTGTAGTTGGCATTATCATGTACAAGACAATAAATCACCTTTAAGATaatgtgataaaaaaattaatattattgtgATGGTCAAATTTGAGCCGCTGCCAAAACTATGGTTTACCTCAATATTAGATAAACTTTAAGCATGTCAAAAACTCAGAATAATTTTGCTTTTTTGTAATTCTATGGCAAGGAAAATAAAGTTTAGTGTCCATTCAAGCTGAATGTCGTCATTGTTTACATATTGCCTCATCTATTGTGTCGACTTCTTCGTGGAATAATTggtatgaaaatttattttcgacACGTAATATGATCGTTGTCGCGACTTGCATGTGTACAGCTCATTGTTTGGTCTTATTCATTTTGAAGTTGATAAAATAATAGGTATAGACGTCATCGTATTAATAATATGGTGAGAAAGTTGTGAGTTTGGTAAGTACCAGTTTATAGTTAGGAATATTAAAGCCTGTTATTTTgattcattcataaatatggAACAGTAGCGTCTTTTACCAGTGGCGGTAAAAATGATAGACGCAAACTGATTTACTTCTCCAATATATGAAACAACAGTATAATGTATATCTGTGATTAGTTTGTGCTCTTAGTAGTAGTTGCAGGGTGAGTTAATCATGAATGAACATTGAACTGTTAAACTAGGTGGAAAAGAGTATAATGATATGCTGCAGTTTTCATAATCCCCTCAACaatataaaaaagtaaaaaaattcaatgaccGGTCACTCTTTAATATTGTTTACTAGGAAATTTCCTAAACTGAATTTCATTCAAAGGCGAAGTGAATCAAAGttttcacaaaaatattaaGATGGTGTGTTTTAATAAATGAGAAAAGGATGACATAAAATCGCATTGGTGCAGATAGTGAGAAATGCTAGTAAATGGAAACACAGATGGAATAGGGAGAAATAGGAAGAATTAGATAATGACATCTGaaagacccaaaaaaaaaatttgagaactATACTTGAAGTGCATGAACTGCCCGGTGCTTACCAAGTTTTCTtaaattatgatatatgattcttTTGTTAATATGCTAACTAAGCTCCGAATCGGTAAATCGGCTTGATAATATGGAAACACTTTTCATTTCCTTCATGGTATAGGATCCAGAAAACAACCTAATCTATTGAAAGTCATTTGCTGTGTTTGCTTTCATTTTATATGTTTTGAGTTGAAGTTTTGGGGAAATTTTTTGAGAAATGATTTTGGAGAATAAATAGGTATGTTTGGCATTAGTTTCTGAAAGGACATTTTTTACTGTGTGTGTCAACTAATATAAGATTttgtttgataaatatttttaattatatttcaaTTGATATTTATATCGATAATTATTATGATTGAAGTATTTTAAAGATATTGCAGTACAgactgttttcttgattttgagtGAACAATCACCATCATACCACATCCGACTTTTGTGACCTTGTTTTATCGTACTCAAGCTTTTGATTCTACAAATAAGGATTTTATTTTCGAATCGAAGTTTACAATGGAGATGTACTTGGATGTATTGTGTTTACGTATCGGaaacttttcatttttgttCTATCGAGTATTTGTTTTTTTGTCCTCTCATTCCAGAACCCAGTGGGTTATAATACTTGTATCCAACTAAACAATAGCTCCCAAAGTCAAACTTTTGAAAAGGTGATGATAGTATTGTAGAGAGAGGAGATGTTGACTTATGGGTTTTGTAGGAGTAGAAATTTTGGTAGAACCTGGTTTACTTTTCATATCAATTTATCGTGCAGTTTACAACTGGTCTGTGCCAGcctataataaattttatgaacATGTGATCCTAGGAGAATATGACATTCTTGATTTCATAAAAAACTCTTAACTAAATTGAGTCACGACGAGCCTCGACTGAAGTTTTGTTTCCATGGATTTTTTGTATGCATCGGACCATTCCCACATTCTCGCAAGCAATGGCTAAATGATTATTTTCTTTACTTGAAAGTTCTTCATTCATCTATACTAATCTTgtggaattttttatttgtcaTTAGCAAATGGTGAGTTTATTCCTTTTTTACAATGGAAGACTGGCTAAAGCTTTCACATTCTAGGTTTCTGCATGGTGCAATTCTTCCCACACGAGCTAATTAGTAGCACATCCTAAGGTTGGCAGCTCAACTCGCTGTCCTGACTTCGCTAACTTGGACGTGACGGAAGAACATTTCAAGACCAAACAACATAAGAAGTGGTATATTTTTACCCAGCCTGCCGTCTTAATCGAGTTCAATTATTTTAGCCTTTGATTATATAGTAGTAAGACTTGATCATGTGGCGGTATACATCCAATATGTGAAAAACTAAGGAGCTTTTAATGTTCTGTCCGTCACTCATCTTATATTTAAGGTGCTAATAACGTTACATAAGATGGACAGTACTGGAATGGTTTTGCACTGAGTCACTTGTCTTACAAATTTGTCTCGGGCATCAGATTTTAGGCTCCTTTACCTTTATGATCAATTCTTTATGGAAAGCTACTGAAAGGTGTAATCTTGTTAGTTTCTGTTCACCCGTTAAGTCGGGAGCCCATTGTTTCCTGATTGGGTATAAAAAGATGATTGCATTAATATTAACCTCAGGAAGAAGTATATGCATGTCATTTTGTGTAGACTTTGACTGATCAGTTAACTTTGCATGTCTTTAAGTGATTCGAACGGATTGGTGATGTTTCTTTTACACATATTACACCAAATGACAGTTCCTGCTCCGATGGTCTCTGCTCGAACTCGATGGCAAACTTACTTCTGGAATGGGCTTTGCCAATCAATCTAAACTAGAGTGTTTTTGGTTCGGATGATGCCGAGGTTGCATTTTGATGGATTTCTGTTCAAGAAAAGaatatgatttcaaatttttcattgatataaaatcattataatccggaatttgaaattaattggtttgaactttgaaagatgcccaaaataatatattcgAATTTGATTTAAATATCTCGAGTCCAAATATATCCAAATCGAAAGTGTTTACATGGTTATGTCgttcatatattttttctttctttcttttaatcgattttctttatttttttcaatttatataattttcatctttcatgtttaaattttttaaaatataatttgattttataaaaatatatgaggCTATCTTAATTTTGTAATATTCCCCACGGGCAACTAAGGTAGAGTTTCttaaaaaacaaacaataaaatGTGAAAACCAGTACCGATGTTAACATAGGCCAATAGATAATGATGTTGTTTCATCAGAGGGGGGCTGGAACTTTATCCGATGTTTCCACACCTTAAATCGTAACGTtgtagattatttattttttaaaatattttaaaaaatagaagtTATGAATTTTAAGTgcttgaaaaatatgttttatgcTTATTAAGTATGATTACGAATAATCGTTTTCATTagtttttttataaagataATATAATGCATAAGCATGTATacatagcaaaaaaaaaaaaaaaaaattgccgGCCTCTTTAtgttttggggaaaaaaatattaaaagagtttaaaaaTGACTACTTCATCCAAACATGTCAAAATCTGACCAAGTAATAACAATCGATCTCCTATGAAGAGAGATGCGTTCaacatgaaatatttaattttaaaagacaTTGATTGTCATAATAATTCCAACCAGTTGTGTGATTAGAGCATgggtaaataatatttttggtttgatttataaaattacatttttcgtgtttaataattaatttaatataaataaatatatgaaatatctagttattttaattttcagCACCAAGAACTATTAATTTTTGAAACCTCACATCTCTTTGCTTGAAACAAATTAATGTAGTGggaaatattataattaatacgCAATTTATGTAGTATAGttcataaatatatatcaaaatgcaGCTAAAACAAAAGGAGCCACAAAAATCACTTGCATGTATTTAACTTGTTTCAAGTGCTATGTTCCTTTATCCTCAATCTTAATCTTCGCGAGGACGAGAAGAAGTCGACCCCGATACCATACTCACAGCTTGGCCATGCGTAAATCTCTGTAACTGAATCATACGTGAATATATACCCTCAGGATAATTTTTCAACAGATGAGAATGTGAGCCCTGTTCCGCAACTTTCCCGTCATCGAGAACAGCGATAACTTGTGCGCTCCTGATAGTCGATAATCGATGTGCAACGATGATCGTTGTTCTTCCTGCACAAATCCGCTCCATGGATTCTTGTATGCACCTTTCGGATTCTGTGTCGAGTGCACTGGTGGCCTCGTCGAGGAGAACTATATCCGCTTTCCGCAAGAAAGCTCGGGCAATTGCAACTCTCTGTTTCTGACCTCCAGAGAGCTGGACCCCTCTTTCACCGACAGATGTTTTGTACCCGTCCGGCAGTGAGGATATGAATTTGTGTGCGTTCGCTAGTGTTGCTGCCTCGATTACCTCGGTCTCGGTGGCAGATTCGTGCCCATAGGCGATGTTTTCATAGATGGTGGTGGCGAATAGGCACGGTTCTTGTGGGACAACGGCTATGTGCCGTCTTAGGGTCTTGAGGTTGTATTTTCTGATGTCCTTTCCGTCGATCATAACACGCCCTGATGAGGGCTCGTAAAATCTTTGTATAAGTGCAATGACTGAGCTCTTACCACAGCCACTCGGCCCAACGAGAGCGAGCGTCTTCCCAGCCCTGGCACGGAGATTGAAGTCTCGGAAAACGGAGACATCAGGCCTGGTGGGATAGGAGAAGTCGACATGCTTGAATTCCACCTCGCCTCGCAGCCTGTCTGGGATGGGGGTTGAATCAGGCTCGTCTGGCTCAATTTCACTTTTTCTGTCCAGAAGGTTGAACACCGAGCGCATCGCTCGGCCACCCTTTATGAAATCTGGAGCAAGAGTCAGTGTTTCAGCAGCACCGTTGGCAGAGACCATGAGGACCATGAAAACACGGATCGTTTTTGAGAAGTCAGAGATTCCATGCTTCACGAGCCAAGAGGCATACCACAGACCTAGGGCGTAGGATGCATACAGCAAGAATTGCGCAATTCCATACCCGATTCCAGCAATCTGTCCCTTCCAGAAACAGCGACGCAGTGGCGACTGGAGGCTGGAAATGAAAAGGCCAACAATCTTGGATTCCGAATTAAAGGCTGCAACGGTTCTTACATTAGCAACAGCTTCCCCAGCTAGCTGCGTGGCATTAGCGTGTGCAGCTTCAAGATCCCCGGAGAATCCATTCATGAACATTTTCTGTCCAAAGCATCAAAATAATCACATCTTATCGTCAAAGAACAAAACTAAACTTTCAATTACCAGATTTCCAAGATGGGTACTAACCTGTAAAACAGTGGCTGCAACAACGACAGGAAAAACGGCAACTAGTACAAGGGCAAGGCGCCATTGCAACACAAAACCAGCTGTGCAGGCAACCAGCATAAGGGCGGAGTTTTGCACAATAACCGATATTCTGTCTCCAATTGCCGACCTGACATTATTTGCATCGAGAGCGAGCCTCGAAGCAACTCTCGAGCTTTCATTCTCTTCTTGATCAAACCAggccatttcattttttaacACCGCTTCTAACATCTTTTCTCTAACACGTTTCGTCAAGTTCTCTCCCACAACATCCCAGAAGAAATGTTGTAAGGTGTTGAAAATCAGTGCAGCCGATGATACACCAATTAAAAGATAGCAATATTTTGCGATTTCCCTGATCATATAAGAGTTATCAGGATTGTAGTAGACACTAAGAACAGCGCTCAGAACGTATGCAAAGAATGCACTAAGCGAGCCACACACGACAGATCCTATAGAACCGAAGAAAGCGTATAGAAATTCCGGAGAATTCATCTTCGCTAGCCGCCAGAATGAACTAGCCTGTTCTTTGAACGCCAGCTTTTCAAGACGATAATTAGGATATGAAGCCTCCAAAGAGAGACTAAAGTCAGAAGTTGAGAAGTCAGACAATCTCCTCGAGTAAGGTGATCGACCATATGAAGAGTTTCTGTTGATTATCGGTGAGCTCACTGAGTTTCTCGCACTGGAAGGCCTGCAAAGAAAGAActaaaacatcatgaacacgaAATTCTAGAAGAGAATtgaaattttatctcaaatgcAAAGGGGACGACCAGCAAACCTTGCACTACTCTTTCTTGCATTGTTGACAGAAGCTTCATGAGCCGCTTCTTGCAATCTGATAAGCTTGGAGTACACTCCATTTTCTCCTTTGACAAGTAGCTCTTCGTGGGATCCAATTTCAGAAATCCTGCCTTGCTGCAGTACAGCCACGAGATCAGCCTTCTGTATCGTTGAGAGGCGGTGGGCGATTACTAGAGTAGTCCTACCAATCATGAAACGGTCCAATGCTTCTTGCACCAGCTTTTCAGATTCAGAATCTAATGCACTAGTCGCTTCATCCAACAACAAGATTGCTGGATTCTTGAGCATTGCTCTTGCTATGGCAATTCTCTGCTTTTGTCCACCAGAAAGTTGCAATCCCCTCTCCCCAACCTGTTACATTATTGAGTAACTAACACATTTCAATAGGCAAATAAAGCTGTGTTTAAAGAAAAACCATGCATCCAGGAAGTTCATGCTATGgttcattaaattaaatttcaatattctAAATTAAACCTGACAATCAAGCATTCTTGTTAGTTACACCAAAATTCACGCGATTCATTCTGCATTATTATCATGTTATGGTCTAATCACCTGATCCAAATGATTTCTGCACGAGTAAATAAAACCAAGTCATGCGCAAGAACTCTGACTTGAAACCATGTAACTTTGTACTAATGCATGTTCAAACACTTGCCAAATTTTGACTTCGTACTTAAATGTTagactgaattttatttttaccaaacATGCCATTTAATCAGTAGTGcaataaaatatcatgacaCTATCAGACATCTCAATTTCGAAAACCCAAAAAGTGTGGGTTCGGAATCTATGTACATCATTGGATATTCAATCTgcagccatgattaaaatagcTGAATTTCGAACCCAATGTTCGATGGGCCCGCAAGCTCGAGACATGACAAAATTCACCACCGAGTCCATCCATATCTTGACCAAAAAACGTAAAACATCACTATGCCCACAACTTCAAATCATCCAATACAGAAACATAGTAAATGCACGATAAATGCCAGAGCCATGGCCTGGCTATGGTACTGTCTTTCCCTTTCAACTATTAGAAAGTACATGCATCATTGCCACTCTTATTTTGACGCATTAATACGAGTTTGAGTTGAACTTAGCAACAAacgttttgttttttgtttccaCAAGGATTTTGTCAAAAGATACAGGTATATGGGGTTTAAGATTTTATTATACTCCAAAAGTGATTGGCTCATGTCTAAATCAAAGGTGGTCCTTAAAGCAAAGTTTTAAATTTGCGACTAAGAGAGATTTCTTATCCAATCAATCTAGATAGGACTCGTGGGACCTGATAATACTGGTTGGATGATGTTTAGTGTTGAGTCCTGATTGCAAGAAATTGAATTCATCGTGATACAAGTAATAAAAACTAGCATGTAACCTGAGTATCGTAGCCATCCGGTAGCTTGACAACAAATGAATGAGCGTTTGCAACTCGTGCAGCCTCTTCAACTTCAATCAAACTCGCATCGGGCCGACCCAAAAGTATGTTTTCCGTGATAGTTGTGGCAAATAGAGCCGGCTCTTGGCTCACCAGACCAATCTGCTGTCTCAGCCATGTTAGCTTCAGTTTCTTTAATTCATGCCCGTCTAATAGGACTTGTCCTGTAATAAATTTGTCCAAATAAGATTAAAATGCTATATGACATAATTCAGTAAGATTACGATGAATCTGTGGTGTAGATCCATCACCTGAGGTGGGATCATAAAATCTTTCAATGAGAGATACGACAGTGCTTTTCCCAGACCCACTGCTTCCAACTAGAGCTATTGTTTTGCCAGCGGGAACGGTCAGAGAAAAGTTGTCAAGTATTTTAGTTTCTGGCCTTGAAGGATAGGAGAAATCCACATTCATAAGCTCTAATTGTCCTGTTACTGACTCTAATTCCAAACCCGATTCATCGTTTCTGTCGACGCTTGGTTCGTGATCGATTATTCggaagatttttgcagctgcaACTCTTGCCTTCACAAATGCGGCCATGCTTGGAGCAGACTGGCCTAAAGCACTATGAAGCAAGAACAAGATTATGACAAAAACTCTTAGACCAaatttttgcaaacaaacaaaTCACCAAATGGAAAAGAACTTACAGCCCACCAATCATTACTGCAAACATTGTAGCTATTGCAAGCCCTCCGTTAGTGAAATGGTGCCGAACCAAGTATCCTCCATACCAGAGTAGAAGCGCGTAACAGCAAAAAACAGTGAAATATGTAGCTCCAAGTCCAATTCCCTTGGCAAATCCAGTCCTGTAACCAGTTCTTTGAGCCATCTTGAGTGCTGCAGAATAGGCCTTCAATGCTCTTGACTCGCCTACAAATGCCAGCACAGTCCGAATTTGGACTATTGTCTGCAATTATTTTTCAACTCAGCGgatcttttttcaataaacaaTATCCGAATTCAAGGACTATTCATACTTTTCTCACCTGTTCCGCAATATTCCCTGCTTGTGACAGAGCTTCCTGGCTCTTGCCAGAGAGCTTGGATAAAGTTACTGTATGGATTCCTCCGATTACAGCTATGAGAGGAACCACAGCAAGAGTTACAAGTGCCAGTTGCCATACTGCAGTAAATCCCACCACAAATCCAGATACAAAGGTTGCCATATAATGCAAGAAATTTCCTAACTGAAAATAAATAGTCAAATAAAAAACAGGAACTTTTTATAATCATACACAAATCGgtttgttttttcttctttttactTCACCTTTTCACTGATGGCATCTTGAACGATTACTGCATCTGTGTTGATCGCGAAAACTACATCCGATGTTCGAACTTCAGTATCGAAGTACTGAATATCTTGGCTTAAAACTGCTTCTAAATACTTGATCCTCATCTTTGTTGATTGTCTCTCCCCAGTCCACATCCAACATGATATCTCTGAAACAAGAACCAATCGAATTACCTTAACTGCAATCAGGAAACCAACGTTCGAGGAAAAGAAAACGAGTCACTTTTCCCCCAAATTTACCTGCCCATGAAGATGCCCATATTGCAGCtcccactacaagaaaataaaatgcgTACTGCAAATAACCATCAATACAAAGAAATAATGAATCAAACTTCTTCATTTTTTCCCCTTCTTTCCaagaaaaaacatttaaaaactaACCTTCAAAACTTCTTGTGTCATCTTATCGACATTGTCCGCATTGGAGCCAAAAGAATTAACAAGATCAGCAAAGAATCTAAGGAACAAAGGCAACGAGCTTCCATGAACAATGGCGCCAACTGTTCCAATACTCATCAGAACATAATCCAGCCCGTCTGCAAACCTGAAAAGCTCCCCAAACCCAACAGTAACCTGCCTGGTCCCAGGCTTCTCCGCCTCTCCGTCACCGTCTTTCTTCCCGTCAGAAGTCGAAACCTCCATTGCTGCCACCGTTTCTCCTCTCTCCACAAAATCTTGTGAGAACCCTTCTCCTCTATTCTCTTGTTTCAGTGTATCCTTGCTGTGAAATTTATCGTGGGATTTAATAGAAGAAAGGCTGTTCTCCGACTTAGCTGAAGCAACAAGCTCGAGGCCTTGCATTTCAGACCATTTCCATTGCTCTATCGCCTTTATCTCCTGGAAATCTTTTTGTGTCATTCTTTTATTCGCTTCACAGATTACAATAAATCTACCCTTGAATATATTTCCatctttttcaatattttaaagatCGTGTTTTTTTCCCCTTTGTACATATAACTTCTCTTTGTCGTCTTCAGCGGCTCCAATGTCCACACCAGTTAAGATTTACCCCGCATTCCCACTACCCCTTTATGTTTTGGCAAGAAATTGGTCGTGTATTTGTATAACGTTTCCTTTTTACAGTTGGGGTGACAGTTGCTTTACCAGGCTATGTAACTCAAAGCTTGGAAAAAAAGAAGCGACATAAAAATGACAGATGAAGGGAGGATGAGGCAGGCGAGACAGAAAAAGCAAGAAAGTTTTGGCACCCGACAAAGAATACTGTGTGAGAGCTCGAGAGGTTGGGTTTTTGACCAAACATAGACACTACGGAATGTGAATTAAATGGctatgaattatttatttatgcacCGTCACTTGTCAATGGTAAAAAATGAAAATcctcttttctttttatttacttattatATCTCAATCTTTGGTtattaatttatctttaattttagTATATTAAACAAAGTTTATAAACATTTAGAAAAGTAACAAATTACTTTCAACTTTCAAAGAATTGATCTTGCCGAATTCAAGACTAAATTACTCAAACTGATGTTGAAATTCAGTTAAGTTGGAGCTCGAGTAACGGATTAACGTAGTTAGGATTCGATTAGGTCACTTATTGTACCAAAAGTTGTATAAATTAGTTAATAAATATTTGTTAGATAATTTAGACAGCTATTTGTTTGGAGCTAAAACTCCCCACATCATttctttttcaattattttttctttttcccacATTTATTAAGTTAAAAGACTTCTCATATAATGGCAAATGTTTTAACCAAATTTCTATTATGTTGTATTTAGATGGAtggatttaaaatatatttaaatttaattttataattatagatATTCATTCCTTCcatgtatttatataatatttcatccAAATACAACCTTACAAATCTCATGATGTCAAAGATTTCTAAAAGCATATTTATGTTTGACCAAAggttaattattttgtttataaaataTTGGCTTATGGTACAAGATACATCTTGGGTTAAAAAGTCCATGTTCAAACCTTTTTGACTGTATTTCTCCTACAAATCCGGCGGTCTTTCTTGTACTTCGTGAACCTCTAcactttcatttttctttttctttttctttttttaaaatttttttattttatacccTCAAATAGGATATTTACATTCAGTAATTAATACTTTGAAAAATGG comes from Primulina huaijiensis isolate GDHJ02 chromosome 2, ASM1229523v2, whole genome shotgun sequence and encodes:
- the LOC140971753 gene encoding ABC transporter B family member 1 gives rise to the protein MTQKDFQEIKAIEQWKWSEMQGLELVASAKSENSLSSIKSHDKFHSKDTLKQENRGEGFSQDFVERGETVAAMEVSTSDGKKDGDGEAEKPGTRQVTVGFGELFRFADGLDYVLMSIGTVGAIVHGSSLPLFLRFFADLVNSFGSNADNVDKMTQEVLKYAFYFLVVGAAIWASSWAEISCWMWTGERQSTKMRIKYLEAVLSQDIQYFDTEVRTSDVVFAINTDAVIVQDAISEKLGNFLHYMATFVSGFVVGFTAVWQLALVTLAVVPLIAVIGGIHTVTLSKLSGKSQEALSQAGNIAEQTIVQIRTVLAFVGESRALKAYSAALKMAQRTGYRTGFAKGIGLGATYFTVFCCYALLLWYGGYLVRHHFTNGGLAIATMFAVMIGGLALGQSAPSMAAFVKARVAAAKIFRIIDHEPSVDRNDESGLELESVTGQLELMNVDFSYPSRPETKILDNFSLTVPAGKTIALVGSSGSGKSTVVSLIERFYDPTSGQVLLDGHELKKLKLTWLRQQIGLVSQEPALFATTITENILLGRPDASLIEVEEAARVANAHSFVVKLPDGYDTQVGERGLQLSGGQKQRIAIARAMLKNPAILLLDEATSALDSESEKLVQEALDRFMIGRTTLVIAHRLSTIQKADLVAVLQQGRISEIGSHEELLVKGENGVYSKLIRLQEAAHEASVNNARKSSARPSSARNSVSSPIINRNSSYGRSPYSRRLSDFSTSDFSLSLEASYPNYRLEKLAFKEQASSFWRLAKMNSPEFLYAFFGSIGSVVCGSLSAFFAYVLSAVLSVYYNPDNSYMIREIAKYCYLLIGVSSAALIFNTLQHFFWDVVGENLTKRVREKMLEAVLKNEMAWFDQEENESSRVASRLALDANNVRSAIGDRISVIVQNSALMLVACTAGFVLQWRLALVLVAVFPVVVAATVLQKMFMNGFSGDLEAAHANATQLAGEAVANVRTVAAFNSESKIVGLFISSLQSPLRRCFWKGQIAGIGYGIAQFLLYASYALGLWYASWLVKHGISDFSKTIRVFMVLMVSANGAAETLTLAPDFIKGGRAMRSVFNLLDRKSEIEPDEPDSTPIPDRLRGEVEFKHVDFSYPTRPDVSVFRDFNLRARAGKTLALVGPSGCGKSSVIALIQRFYEPSSGRVMIDGKDIRKYNLKTLRRHIAVVPQEPCLFATTIYENIAYGHESATETEVIEAATLANAHKFISSLPDGYKTSVGERGVQLSGGQKQRVAIARAFLRKADIVLLDEATSALDTESERCIQESMERICAGRTTIIVAHRLSTIRSAQVIAVLDDGKVAEQGSHSHLLKNYPEGIYSRMIQLQRFTHGQAVSMVSGSTSSRPRED